Within the Streptomyces sp. YIM 121038 genome, the region ATCCAGCCGGTGCCGGTGCCGCGCGCGATCAGGGCGTGCATCGAGTACGAGGGCTCGAAGCCGATGGCGGTGCGGCCCGGGCCGCCGAAGGTCTGGAGCAGCTGCTGGATGACCTCGTTCGAGCCGTTCGCCGCCCAGACGTGGGCGCGGGTGACCTCGTGGCCGCCGGTGCGGGTCAGATAGGCGGCGAGCTGGGTGCGCAGCTCGACGGCGTCCCGGTCGGGGTAGCGGTTCAGGGAGCGCGCGGCCTCGCGGACGCGCTCGGCGATGCGCTCGACGAGCGGCTCGGGCAGCGGGTAGGGGTTCTCGTTGGTGTTCAGGCGGACGGGGACGTCGAGCTGCGGGGCGCCGTAGGGGGACTTGCCGCGCAGTTCGTCGCGTACGGGGAGGGAGTCGATCCTTGTGTCGCTCACTGGCCGGGCACCTTCCATCCGAACCTGGCCTTGACGGCGGCGCCGTGAGCGGGCAGGTCCTCCGCCTCGGCGAGCGTCACCACGTGGTGGGCGACCTCGGCGAGGGCGTCGCGGGTGTAGTCCACGATGTGGATGCCGCGCAGGAAGGACTGGACGGACAGGCCCGAGGAGTGGCAGGCGCAGCCGCCGGTGGGCAGCACGTGGTTGGAGCCCGCGCAGTAGTCGCCGAGCGAGACCGGCGCCCACGGGCCGACGAAGATCGCGCCCGCGTTCTTCACCCGGTCCGCGACGGCGGGCGCGTCGGCGGTCTGGATCTCCAGGTGCTCGGCGCCGTACGCGTCGACGACGCGCAGGCCCTCCTCCAGGCCGTCCACGAGCACGACCGCGGACTGGCGGCCGCTCAGGGCGGGCGCGATCCGGTCCTCGACGTGCTTGGTGGCGGCGACCTGCGGCTCCAGTTCCTTGACGACCGCGTCGGCGAGCGCCACGGAGTCCGTGACCAGGACGGCGGCCGCGAGCGGGTCGTGCTCGGCCTGGCTGATCAGGTCGGACGCGATGTGCGCCGGGTCCGCGGTGTCGTCGGCGAGGACCGCGATCTCCGTCGGGCCCGCCTCGGTGTCGATGCCGATGCGGCCGGTGAAGTACCGCTTGGCGGCGGCGACCCAGATGTTGCCGGGCCCGGTGACCATGTTGGCCGGGGCGCACTCCTCGGTGCCGTACGCGAACATCGCCACGGCCTGGGCGCCGCCGACCGCGTACACCTCGTCGATGCCGAGGAGGGCGCAGGCGGCGAGGATCGTCGGGTGCGGCAGGCCGCCGAACTCCTTCTGCGGCGGTGAGGCGAGCGCCATGGAGCCGACCCCGGCCTCCTGCGCGGGCACCGCGTTCATGATCACGGAGGAGGGGTAGACGGACCGGCCGCCCGGGGCGTAGAGGCCCACGCGCTCGACCGGCACCCACTTCTCGGTGACCGAGCCGCCGGGCACGACCTGGGTGGTGTGCGGGGCGCGGCGCTGGGCGCGGTGGACGGTGCGGGCCCGGCGGATGGACTCCTCCAGGGCGGCGCGCACGTCCGCGTCGAGGCCCGTGAGGGCCTCGGTGAGCGCGGCCGCGGGCACCCGGACCCGCTCCAGGCGCACGCCGTCGAACTTCTCCGCGTAGTCGATCAGTGCCGCGTCGCCGCGATGATGCACGTCTTCGCAGATGGGCCGCACCTTCTCCAGGGCGGCCGCGACGTCGAAGTCGGCACGGGGCAGCAGGGCGCGCAGCGCGGGGCCCTCGGGGAGGGCCTCGCCGCGCAGATCGATTCGAGAGATCACATGGCCAATTCTCGCAGACGGCCGCGAGCGGCCTGTCGGCCGTATCAGTGAGTGATACGAGACGGTCCGCCACCGGGCGACGGGGCGCCCCGCGCCGGAGCCTTGCGTTCCGAATATCCGGCGCCGTCCAGCGGGAGCGCCCCGAAGGGGCGCGGGGAACTGCGCGACCAGCCACGGACGGCCCGCAGGTGCGACACGGCGCCTCCCGCGAAGCGCTAGCGTTCAGGCGGTCATGGAGCGGGCATGAACAGGTGTACGAGACACGGGCGCCCCAGAGCATCCACGGGAGGACGGCACCAGTGGTCGACGACACCGGCATCGGGGACCCCCCGGACGGGCTGACCGCCGCGGAGATCGGGATGTGGCAGGCGTTCCGCAACGGCACGGTGTACGACCTGAGGTCGGGCAACGCCACGGTCGACGATCCGCACGGCGCCCACCCCTGGGGCCCCGAGCGCAGCGTGCGGGCCCGCATCCTGGCCTGGCTGCTCCTCGACGGGCCGCCCGCGCTCGCGGGCCGGGTGTCGTCCCTGAAGCTCACGGGCGTACAGATCACGGACGTCCTGGACCTCGCGGGCGGCACGGTGGTGCCGTACACGGAGCTGAAGGGCTGCCGCTTCGAGAAGGAGGTCCTCCTGCCCGAGGCCCGCTTCACCACGCTGCGCATGGTCGACTGCTCCATCCCCCGCCTGGAGGCCGCCCGGCTGCACACCGAGGGCGATCTGCACCTGCCGCGCTGCCGGATCCACAACGGCATGCGCCTGACCGACGCCCACATCGGCACGGACCTGCTGCTCAACCAGGCCGTCGTCTACCGCGACCGGCGCACCCGCTCGCTGATGGCCGACGGCATGACCGTCGGCCAGGACCTCCAGGCCGAGATGCTGGAGTCGCACGGGGAGCTGCGCCTGCGCGGCGCGAAGGTCGGCGTCAGCCTGAGCCTGCGCGGCAGCCTCCTGACCAACCCCTACGGCCGCTACGCCCTGAACGCCCCGCAGCTCACCGTCGAGCGCACCCTGTACCTGACGCCCGCGGGGGTCGGCAATCCGCCGCAGACCAGCGGTACGACGCCCGCGCGCGGGACCCGCGTCCAGCGCTTCAGCTGCGAGGGCGGCATCCGCCTCGACGACGGGCGCTTCGGCGACGCGGTGGACTTCGGCCAGGCCCGCTTCACGCTCAAGGACGACCAGGAGGTGTCGCTGCGCCGGGTGCAGACGCCCGAGCTGCGCTTCCTCGGCGAGGCCCCGCAGCGCGGCAGGGTCGTCCTGTCCGGCGCCCGTGTCGTCAACCTGATGGACCGGGCGACGAGCTGGCCGGGCCCCGGTGCCCTCCAGATGGGCGGCTTCACGTACGAGAACCTCATCCCGCAGAGCGGCTTCCCGCTGTCGCGGCGCCTGGAGTGGGTGGCCGCGGCCACCGCCGAGTACAACCCGGAGCCGTACGAGAAGCTCGCCGCCGTCCTGCGCAACGGCGGCGAGGACGCCGACGCCCGCGAGGTCCTGCTCGCCAAGCAGCGCCGCCGCCGCGAGACGCTGCCGCTGGCGGCCAAGCTCTGGGGGTACGCCCAGGACTGGACCGTGGCCTACGGCTACCGGCCGGGGCGGGCCGCGCTGTGGATGGCGGTCCTGTGGGCGGCGAGCGCGATCGCCTTCTCCCGCGCCGACCACCCGCCCCTCAAGGAGGGCGAGCACCCCGACTGGAACCCGGCCCTGTTCGCCCTCGACCTGCTCCTGCCCGTCATCGACCTGGGCCAGGACACCTACTGGCAGCTCCGCGGCGGCTGGCAGTGGTTCGCGGCGGGCCTGATCCTGACGGGCTGGATCCTGGCGACGACGGTCGCGGCAGGCGCGACCCGCCTGCTCCGCAGGAACTGACGGCCCGGGGCACCGCCCGCGACGCCCCCGATTCGCGGCCGAACCGTTATGCGGCCCCGCACAACCAAGCCTTCGCCCCACCCGTCAACAGCAACGACCGCACCAGAACGTCCAGGCGTACGAGGGGGACCGCACATGCCGCTGCTGCGCGCCCTCATCCGCACGGCCCGCATGGTCCGGCACACCCCCCACCTGGCCGACGGCCTCCCCGCCGCCGACGAGGTGCTGCTCGACGTGCCGGACGACCGCCTCGGCCCGGCCCTCGTCGCCGCGGGCCGCGGCGACCACGGTCCGGCCGCCAAGCTGCTCGCCACCACCCGCGAGGCCGCCGAGTGGGAGAACCGCGACCGGTACGCCACCCGCCTCGCCGCCTTCGCCCGCTCCCGGCCCGAGTGGTTCGACGACTGGCTGACCGTCGCCCCGCACGACCCGGACGCCCTGCTGCTCAAGGCCGAGCTGGCGGTGGTGCGCGGCTGGGAGTCGCCCGCGCGCGCCGAGCTCCTGCGCGAGGTGAGCCCGCTGATCACGGCGGCGGCCGCGGCCGACCCGCGCGACCCCGTGCCCTGGCGCGTGGCCCTCGACCACGCCCGCGGCACCCACGCCTCGCACTCCGACTTCGAGGAGCTGTGGGGCCAGGCGGTGCGCCGCTCCTCGTACCACTACGGCTGTCACGCCTCGGCGCTGATGTACCTGTCGGCGGCCTGGTACGGCTCGCACACCGAGTGCTTCGACTTCGCGGAGCGCGCCGCCGCGGACGCGCTGCCCGGGTCGCTGATACAGGCGCTCCCGGTGCGCGCCGCGTTCGCGTACCTCGTGGGCGACGGCGGACGGCTGCCGCGCGGGCGCCTGGACGGGGCCGCCGACCTGGCCATCGCGCTCTCGGCCTCCTACGCCCCCGCCGACCCGTGGCCGGCCGAGGTGCGCAACCTCCTGGCGTACGTCCTCATCCGCCTGGAGCGCTGGCAGGAAGCGCTCGACCAGTTCCGGCTGATCGGCCCGTACGCGACCTCGTTCCCCTGGGACCGGATCGCCGACGACCCGCTCGGACAGTTCCTGGAGCTGCGCGACGGCGTCCGCATCGAGGTGGCCGCGCACACCCCGCTGCGGTCCGGACGCGGCCGCGCGGACGGCGGGGTCACCGGCGGCCGTTAGGCTTTCGGCTCGTGACGACCGTCCGGCTCCCCCTGTTCCCACTCAACTCGGTGCTGTTCCCGGGGCTCGTGCTGCCCCTGAACGTCTTCGAGGAGCGCTATCGCGCCATGATGCGCGACCTGCTCAAGTCTCCCGACGAGGACCAGCGGCAGTTCGCCGTCGTGGCGATCCGCGACGGCAGCGAGGTCGCACCGAGCGCGCCCGGCCTCCCCGACCAGACGACCCGGCCCGAGCAGGGCCCCGCCGCGGGCTTCGGCGACGACCCGCTGCGGGCCTTCCACGCGGTGGGCTGCGTCGCGGACGCGGCGACCATCCGCGAGCGCGAGGACGGCGGCTTCGAGGTGCTCGCCACCGGCACCACCCGGATGCGGCTGCGCTCGGTCGACGCCTCCGGCGCGTATCTGACGGCGGAGCTCGAACCGCTGCCCGAGGAGCCCGGCGACGAGGCGGGAGCCCTGGCCGAGGGCGTCCTGCGGGCCTTCCGCTCCTACCAGAAGCGCCTCGCGGGCGCGCGGGAGCGGTCCCTGTCGACGGGCACGGAGCTGCCGGACGACCCGTCGGTGGTGTCGTACCTGGTCGCGGCGGCCGCGGTCCTGGACACCCCCACCAAGCAGCGCCTCCTGGAGGCCGCCGACACGGCCTCCAGGCTGCGCGAGGAGCTGACGCTGCTGCGCAGCGAGACCGCGATCATCCGCAATCTGCCGTCGCTGCCCGCGACGGACCTCACGCGCGGCGCGACCAGCCTCAACTGACGTACCCCGGACGTATCCCGACGCATCCCCACGGGCAGGCGAAGTGGCGAAGAAGCAAAAGAAGTCCCAGACCGGCGGCACCCCGGCGACGGTCGCCCTCACGGGTGCGGGCGTCGCCTTCACCCTCCACGCGTACGACCACGACCCGTCCCACCCCTCGTACGGCGACGAGGCCGCCGAGGCGATGGGCGTCTCCCCCGACCGCGTCTTCAAGACCCTGGTCGCCGAGGTCGACGGCGAGCTGACCGTGGCCGTCGTGCCGGTCGCGGGCTCGCTCGACCTCAAGGCCCTGGCGGCGGCGGTCTCCGGCAAGCGCGCGGTCATGGCGGACCCGGCCGCGGCCGAGCGCACCACGGGCTATGTGCGCGGCGGCATCTCCCCCCTGGGCCAGCGCAAGAGGCTCCGCACGGTCCTGGACGACTCGGCCTCGGCCCACGCCACGATCTGCGTCTCGGCGGGCCGCCGGGGCCTGGAGGTGGAGCTCTCCCCCGCCGACCTGGCCACCCTCACCTCGGCGACGCTGGCCCCGATCGGGCGTGATTGACCCCTCGACGCCCTCGCGATCCTCGACTAGGACCACACCCATGTCGAAGAAAACGAGAAAGCGGAAGTGGCGGGTCAGGAAATCCAAGTCGAACCACGGCCGCCGCCCGGCCTGACCCTCGCGGTGGCGCCCCGGACCCGCCCCTCCCCGAACAAGGGGGCTCCGCCCCCTTGGACCCCCGTATCGGCGCTCCGCGCCTCGTCCTCAAACGCCGGACGGGCTGAAAGTCCCGGTGCCCGCCGGACGCCTTCTGCGGGCTCGCAGCCGACATCCGGTCCGCACCGGCGACGATTCAGCCCGTCCGGCGTTTGAGGACGAGCGCGTCAGCGCGATGAAGGGCGGGGTCCCAGGGGCGGCAGCCCCTGGTTCGGGAAGGGGCGGGTCTGGGGCGCACGCGAGGGCTCAGGCCTGTTCCTGGCGCGCCCCGTAGGAGGAGAACGGCTCCGGATCCCGGGGCCCGAAGAGCGCCGTGAGCACCAGGTGCACGATCATCGCGGCGACGGGCCACGAGAGCAGCACCCCCTTCGCGTTCAGCTCCATCGGCGCGTCGAACACGACCCCCCGGCCCACGGACCGCGCGTGCGCCACCACGTCCGTGTCGGGCCCGAACCACACGCCGACCTTCCAGGCGAGCACCGCCCCGAGCAGCGCCCCCGCGGCGAGCCCGACGACCAGCGGGATGCCGCCCCGCCGCCGCAGGAGGAAGACGACGAGCGCGCTGACGAAGCCGAACGCGAGCCCCAGCAGGGTGAACGTTCCGTCGACCCCGATGGCCTGCTCGCCCTCGGTGTCCTTGAGGTAGACCGCCTGCTTGTCCGCGATCAGCGGCACCCGGGGCGCGAGCCACAGCCACAGCAGGCCGAGCAGCACGCCGCTGACCGCCACCGCGGCCGCGATCACCGCGGCCTGCCCGATCTCGCGCTTCATGCCGGGCTCGCCCTCCTCGTGCCAGGTGTCGGCCTCGGGCCCCGGCTGGGGCGCGGAGGCCTGCGGCGCCTGCCAGGGATTGTGTTCGGGCTCGGGCTGCGGCGGTTGGGAGGGCGTCAGCGGTGCGGTCACGCACACATGGTGCCAGCTCTGCCTGAGAACCGCGCCACCGGACGGACGCGGCCCGCGCTCAGCGCACGGCCGCGCGCCGGTAGGCCCAGGTGGCGACGGTCAGCGAGACCACGCCGACGGCCGCGCACACCCCGAGGTCGAGCAGCACGACGCCCCAGTCGGGGTCGCCGCCGAAGGTGCGGGCGAGCGCCTCGACGCCGTACGTGGACGGCAGCAGGTCGCGCGCGTACTGGAGGAGGCCCGGCATCCGCTCGGCGGGCAGGACGCCGAGCAGGAGCGCCGCCGACATGCCCATCTGGCCGAGCAGCGTGGCCAGTTCCGGGCGGGGCGCGAGCAGCCCGAGGGCGGCGCCGAGCCCGGCGAGCGCGGCACCGGCGAGCGGGATCACCGCGGCGAGCACCCACAGGTGCGTCAGCGGCAGGCCGAAGAGCCCGCAGCCGACGACGGCCGTGACGATGGTGCCGGGCACGGTGAAGGAGGCGTACGCGGCGGCCGCGCCGAGCACGACGGCTGCGGGCGGCACGGGCAGCGTGGCGTAGTGGTCGAGCCCGCCGTCGGCGCGCAGCTGGCCGAAGTACTGGGCGAGCAGGTTCAGCGCGACGAAGGCCACGACGAGGACGGACGAGCCGGCCACGACCGCGCGGGCCTCGCTGCCGCCGTCCACGACCCCGCGCATGAGGATCATGATGCCGACCGACTGGAAGGTGGCAACGAAGAGCAGCGGGATGCGCGCGACCCGGGCCCGCGACAGCTGGGCGCGGTAGACCGCGGCCAGGGCGGGAAGCATCCGGGCCCGCGGGCCCAGCGGCGCCGCCACGTCCACCGCCGCCGCGCGGTCGTCCTCGGCCCGGATCACGGCCTCCAGGGGAACGGCACTCAACGGACAACCTTCCTGCAGACGTCCCAACGCTTCACGGCTCGGTCCCTCACGCCTTCACCAGTCCGTCCCCGCCGCGCCCGCCGAGGGCCAGATACACGTCCTCCAGGCTGGGCGTGGCCAGCGTGAAGTCGTCGAGCGCGGCGAAGGCGCCGCCGCCCGTGACCGCGGCGACGGCCGCCCTTGCCTCCTCCGGCGCGAGCCGCAGCGTCCAGCGGCGCCCGGACTCCACGGCGGACGACCGCAGCGCGGCGACCTCCGGGACGTCGACGGGCGCCCGTTCCCGCCACACGAGCTCCACCCGCACCTCGCCCGCGACCTTCTCCTTCAGGCCGGTGGGCGTGTCGCAGGCGATGACCTTGCCGTGGTCGAGCACGGCGACGCGGTCGAGCACGGTCTCGGCCTCGATGACGTTGTGCGTGACGAGCAGGACGGTCGTGCCGCGCTCGGCGCGCCGCCGGTCGACCGCGCCCCACACCGCGCGCCGCGCGACCGGGTCCATGCCGGTCGTCGGCTCGTCGAGCACGAGCAGCTGCCGCTCACCGACGAGGGCGGTGGCGAAGCAGGCGAGCCTGCGCTGGCCGCCGGAGAGCTTCTTCAGGGGCCGGGATGCGAGCTCGGTGAGCCCCAGCTCGTCGAGGACGTCGTCGCGCTGGGCCCGGGCACGGGCCGCGTCGAGGCCGCGCAGGCGCGCGGTCGTCTCGACGGCGAGGGAGACGGTCAGCTCGTCGAGGGCGGTCGACTCCTGGCCGAGGTAGGCGAGCAGCCGGGCGGCCCGCTCCGGGTGGCGCACGATGTCGTGGCCGAGGACCTCGACGCTGCCGCTGTCGGGGCGCATGAGGCCGGTCAGCTGGCGTACGAGGGTGGACTTCCCGGCGCCGTTGGGCCCGAGGAGGCCGAAGATCTCGCCGCGGCCCACCTGGATGGCGACGCCGTCGCTGGCGCGCACCTCGGGCGTCGCGGGCCTGCCGCGCCTGCCCCGGGCGGCGGGGTAGACCTTGACCAGATCGCGCACCACGCAGACGGCATCGCTGCCGTGCCCCTGCCGGAGCCCCCCTCGGACTGCCTGTGCCGCGCGCGTACTCACGAAGGACGAGGGTACGGGGTCGGCCGCGCGGCGGGGCGCGCGGGGCGGGCCTCACGCGTGTGTCCGGGCGCGCCGTGAACCCCGGGAGGGTTCTTATCCGGCCCTCGCCCCGGGCCCCACGAAACCCCTCACTCCCCGGCAGGCGCGTGCTCGGCGGCGGTACGAACGTCGATTTCCCGCCAGAATCCGGCACGGATCGCATAGCGGTCGTGCTCGTCGATCTGGTCGTCCTTGTGGGCGAGCAGCCCGAAGCGGGCGGCGTAGCGCAGCAGCTCGCCGTCGACGCGGTGCGGGATGCGCGGGTACATCGTGGACAGCTTCTGCAGGTTGTGCTGCTCGGGCAGGCGCGCCATCCAGCGGCGCGCGAAGACCTGCCCGACCTCGTACGGATCCCCGCCGACGGTGGTGATGTCCTCCTCGCGGTCGGCCCAGCGCTGCTCGGCCGTGGTGAGCTGGGCGAGCGTGGGCAGCGCGGCGGCCTCGGCGGACTCCGAGGGGGTGCCGGGGCGGTCGACCCAGCCCTTGTCCGAGGACCAGCGCAGGGTCGCGCTGGTGTGCTCCTTGCCCGCCTGGACGGGGCCCGGGCCGCGCAGGGCGGCGAGGTCCTTGGGGGTGGGGACGCCCTTGGCGGCCCGGTCGCCGTTCTCCTGGGCGCGCGGGGAGGCGGCCGCGTGCTGGGCGGCGGGCTGCTCGGCGGACTCCGCGGGGGCGGTGGTCAGGGCGGACTCGGGCAGCGGCGCGGAGAGGATCGCGGCGATCTCGGGCCGGGGCGCGGGCGGTGGCGCGCAGACGCCGCCGAGCTCCTTGGCGCGGACGGCCTTGGTGATCCAGGCGCGGTCGAGGACGCGCCGCTCGTCGGCCTCGGCGACGAGGTCCTCGGACTGGTTGTAGTCGCCGTCGGCGGCCTGGACGGCCCACAGGTGGACGGCGACGCCGTGCTCCTTGGCGGCCATCATGCCGGGCAGCAGATCGCCGTCGCCGGTGACGAGCACGACGTCGGAACAGGCGCGGTTGCGGGCCAGCTCCGTCAGCTCGGCGTGCATGGCGGCGTCCACGCCCTTCTGCGCCCACCGCCCGTCGCTGCGGGTCAGGGCGCCCAGGCGGACGGTCACGCGCGGCATGACGCGCAGCCTGCGGTGCTCGGGCTGCGGCACGCGGTCGGGCGCGCCGTCGAACCAGTAGATGCGAAGGAGCGGCCGCTCGGTGTCGGACTCGGCGCGCTCGCGCAGGCCCTGGATGAGCGCGGCGTGATCGACGGTGATCCTGGACCGGGACGGCTCTCCCGCGAGGAGGCTCGCGGCGGCTCCCAGCAGATACCCGGCGTCCACCAGGACGACGCAGCGGTCCACGCGATCCACCCTCTTTCCAGGTTGCCCGGCTTGCCCGGCCTTGCCCGAAAGCTCCCCACGGGTGCCCCGAACGGTCTCACCGGCACATGGCCGCGGACCTGCGGTCCTGGGGGTCACTTCGGGTTCGCTTCGAGTCTGCCCGACCTCGCGGAGGTTAACGGCTCGAAACTCGATCTTCGGCGTGGCGTATCCGCTCCGTACCCTCCGGCAGCCCCTATTACGCACGGTGAGTGCCCGAAATGCACGATTGTCACGCATATGTGAGTCTGGTCGCGTCCTGGCCCCCCGATCCTTCGCAGGAGGAAGATCAATATGGCCAAGAACAAGAACCGCGACCGGAACCAGAAAGCCGCGGCCCAGGCCGAGCGCGGTCAGCAGCAGGCGCAGCAGTCCTCGATGGAGGCCCAGGCGAAGTCCGCCGCCGAGGCGAACCCGGGCGATGTCGCCCGTAAGCACCGCGAACGCCGCTTCGGCCACAACTGACGCGGGCTCAGGCACACCGGAGGGGCGCACCCGATGCGGGTGCGCCCCTCAGCCGTGCAGTGCTCCGGGCCCGGCAGCGGGGCGGTCCGGCAGGCGGTCGGCCCGTTGACCCGGCAGCCGGTCAGGCCCGTCAGCCCGTCAGCCCGTCAGGCAGGACGGGCCGAGCAGCACCTTCAGGTCGCCGAAGAGGGCCGGGTCCGGCTTCACGCGGTGCCGGTCGAGCCGCAGCACCGTGGTCTTCTGCGCCCCCTGGAGCTTGATCCGCACCTCGCTGTTGCCCTTGTGGTGGCTGAGGATCTCGCCGAGCCGGGTGACCATCGGCGGGCTCACCTTCACCGTGGGGATGGTGATGAGGACCGGGGCGTTGGTGCCCGCGTTCGACAGGTCGGGGACCTGGAGCTCCATCGCGAC harbors:
- the hisD gene encoding histidinol dehydrogenase; translation: MISRIDLRGEALPEGPALRALLPRADFDVAAALEKVRPICEDVHHRGDAALIDYAEKFDGVRLERVRVPAAALTEALTGLDADVRAALEESIRRARTVHRAQRRAPHTTQVVPGGSVTEKWVPVERVGLYAPGGRSVYPSSVIMNAVPAQEAGVGSMALASPPQKEFGGLPHPTILAACALLGIDEVYAVGGAQAVAMFAYGTEECAPANMVTGPGNIWVAAAKRYFTGRIGIDTEAGPTEIAVLADDTADPAHIASDLISQAEHDPLAAAVLVTDSVALADAVVKELEPQVAATKHVEDRIAPALSGRQSAVVLVDGLEEGLRVVDAYGAEHLEIQTADAPAVADRVKNAGAIFVGPWAPVSLGDYCAGSNHVLPTGGCACHSSGLSVQSFLRGIHIVDYTRDALAEVAHHVVTLAEAEDLPAHGAAVKARFGWKVPGQ
- a CDS encoding oxidoreductase, which codes for MVDDTGIGDPPDGLTAAEIGMWQAFRNGTVYDLRSGNATVDDPHGAHPWGPERSVRARILAWLLLDGPPALAGRVSSLKLTGVQITDVLDLAGGTVVPYTELKGCRFEKEVLLPEARFTTLRMVDCSIPRLEAARLHTEGDLHLPRCRIHNGMRLTDAHIGTDLLLNQAVVYRDRRTRSLMADGMTVGQDLQAEMLESHGELRLRGAKVGVSLSLRGSLLTNPYGRYALNAPQLTVERTLYLTPAGVGNPPQTSGTTPARGTRVQRFSCEGGIRLDDGRFGDAVDFGQARFTLKDDQEVSLRRVQTPELRFLGEAPQRGRVVLSGARVVNLMDRATSWPGPGALQMGGFTYENLIPQSGFPLSRRLEWVAAATAEYNPEPYEKLAAVLRNGGEDADAREVLLAKQRRRRETLPLAAKLWGYAQDWTVAYGYRPGRAALWMAVLWAASAIAFSRADHPPLKEGEHPDWNPALFALDLLLPVIDLGQDTYWQLRGGWQWFAAGLILTGWILATTVAAGATRLLRRN
- a CDS encoding LON peptidase substrate-binding domain-containing protein, with amino-acid sequence MTTVRLPLFPLNSVLFPGLVLPLNVFEERYRAMMRDLLKSPDEDQRQFAVVAIRDGSEVAPSAPGLPDQTTRPEQGPAAGFGDDPLRAFHAVGCVADAATIREREDGGFEVLATGTTRMRLRSVDASGAYLTAELEPLPEEPGDEAGALAEGVLRAFRSYQKRLAGARERSLSTGTELPDDPSVVSYLVAAAAVLDTPTKQRLLEAADTASRLREELTLLRSETAIIRNLPSLPATDLTRGATSLN
- the ybaK gene encoding Cys-tRNA(Pro) deacylase; this encodes MAKKQKKSQTGGTPATVALTGAGVAFTLHAYDHDPSHPSYGDEAAEAMGVSPDRVFKTLVAEVDGELTVAVVPVAGSLDLKALAAAVSGKRAVMADPAAAERTTGYVRGGISPLGQRKRLRTVLDDSASAHATICVSAGRRGLEVELSPADLATLTSATLAPIGRD
- a CDS encoding DUF2567 domain-containing protein; this translates as MTAPLTPSQPPQPEPEHNPWQAPQASAPQPGPEADTWHEEGEPGMKREIGQAAVIAAAVAVSGVLLGLLWLWLAPRVPLIADKQAVYLKDTEGEQAIGVDGTFTLLGLAFGFVSALVVFLLRRRGGIPLVVGLAAGALLGAVLAWKVGVWFGPDTDVVAHARSVGRGVVFDAPMELNAKGVLLSWPVAAMIVHLVLTALFGPRDPEPFSSYGARQEQA
- a CDS encoding ABC transporter permease — encoded protein: MEAVIRAEDDRAAAVDVAAPLGPRARMLPALAAVYRAQLSRARVARIPLLFVATFQSVGIMILMRGVVDGGSEARAVVAGSSVLVVAFVALNLLAQYFGQLRADGGLDHYATLPVPPAAVVLGAAAAYASFTVPGTIVTAVVGCGLFGLPLTHLWVLAAVIPLAGAALAGLGAALGLLAPRPELATLLGQMGMSAALLLGVLPAERMPGLLQYARDLLPSTYGVEALARTFGGDPDWGVVLLDLGVCAAVGVVSLTVATWAYRRAAVR
- a CDS encoding ABC transporter ATP-binding protein is translated as MRDLVKVYPAARGRRGRPATPEVRASDGVAIQVGRGEIFGLLGPNGAGKSTLVRQLTGLMRPDSGSVEVLGHDIVRHPERAARLLAYLGQESTALDELTVSLAVETTARLRGLDAARARAQRDDVLDELGLTELASRPLKKLSGGQRRLACFATALVGERQLLVLDEPTTGMDPVARRAVWGAVDRRRAERGTTVLLVTHNVIEAETVLDRVAVLDHGKVIACDTPTGLKEKVAGEVRVELVWRERAPVDVPEVAALRSSAVESGRRWTLRLAPEEARAAVAAVTGGGAFAALDDFTLATPSLEDVYLALGGRGGDGLVKA
- a CDS encoding NYN domain-containing protein, with the translated sequence MDRCVVLVDAGYLLGAAASLLAGEPSRSRITVDHAALIQGLRERAESDTERPLLRIYWFDGAPDRVPQPEHRRLRVMPRVTVRLGALTRSDGRWAQKGVDAAMHAELTELARNRACSDVVLVTGDGDLLPGMMAAKEHGVAVHLWAVQAADGDYNQSEDLVAEADERRVLDRAWITKAVRAKELGGVCAPPPAPRPEIAAILSAPLPESALTTAPAESAEQPAAQHAAASPRAQENGDRAAKGVPTPKDLAALRGPGPVQAGKEHTSATLRWSSDKGWVDRPGTPSESAEAAALPTLAQLTTAEQRWADREEDITTVGGDPYEVGQVFARRWMARLPEQHNLQKLSTMYPRIPHRVDGELLRYAARFGLLAHKDDQIDEHDRYAIRAGFWREIDVRTAAEHAPAGE